From Drosophila suzukii chromosome 2R, CBGP_Dsuzu_IsoJpt1.0, whole genome shotgun sequence, a single genomic window includes:
- the LOC108018027 gene encoding probable salivary secreted peptide isoform X1 translates to MRIYVILLSVISLYALSEAAGRGPSHSVTWGVRSYRDSHLRREIITEKSRFLRVVTKDYVFDQKKKLKRTITQIVITDQVRDGNGGYAYLTAGGPQSTYAKIHLKSQRNQGFSFIIDIYGI, encoded by the exons atgaGAATTTACGTAATACTGCTGTCCGTAATATCGCTGTACGCCCTTTCCGAGGCCGCTGGGCGTGGCCCCAGTCACAGTGTTACTTGGGGAGTGAGGAGCTACAGGGACTCTCACTTGAGAAGGGAGATCATCACGGAAAAGTCCAGGTTTCTGCGCGTAGTGACAAAGGATTATGTTTTCGACCAGAAG AAGAAACTTAAACGCACCATCACTCAAATCGTGATTACGGATCAAGTTAGGGATGGAAATGGAGGCTATGCATACCTAACCGCCGGTGGACCACAGAGCACTTATGCCAAAATCCATCTGAAGAGTCAACGCAACCAGGGCTTCAGCTTCATCATCGACATTTACGGCATTTAA
- the LOC108018027 gene encoding probable salivary secreted peptide isoform X2: protein MRIYVILLSVISLYALSEAAGRGPSHSVTWGVRSYRDSHLRREIITEKSRFLRVVTKDYVFDQKKLKRTITQIVITDQVRDGNGGYAYLTAGGPQSTYAKIHLKSQRNQGFSFIIDIYGI from the exons atgaGAATTTACGTAATACTGCTGTCCGTAATATCGCTGTACGCCCTTTCCGAGGCCGCTGGGCGTGGCCCCAGTCACAGTGTTACTTGGGGAGTGAGGAGCTACAGGGACTCTCACTTGAGAAGGGAGATCATCACGGAAAAGTCCAGGTTTCTGCGCGTAGTGACAAAGGATTATGTTTTCGACCAGAAG AAACTTAAACGCACCATCACTCAAATCGTGATTACGGATCAAGTTAGGGATGGAAATGGAGGCTATGCATACCTAACCGCCGGTGGACCACAGAGCACTTATGCCAAAATCCATCTGAAGAGTCAACGCAACCAGGGCTTCAGCTTCATCATCGACATTTACGGCATTTAA